A window of Ignavibacteriales bacterium contains these coding sequences:
- a CDS encoding co-chaperone GroES family protein has protein sequence MINTEKIIIVGDRVLIRPEDNINKTNSGLYLPPGVQEKEKVQGGYVIKIGPGYPIGMPSEDDEPWRENKATKYIPLQAHEGDFALFLRRDAIEVEIEKEKFVIVSQAAILLLYRDENLLS, from the coding sequence ATGATCAACACAGAAAAGATAATTATTGTAGGCGACCGTGTTCTTATCAGGCCGGAAGATAATATTAACAAAACAAACAGCGGTTTATATCTTCCTCCCGGTGTTCAGGAAAAAGAAAAGGTTCAAGGTGGATATGTAATTAAGATTGGTCCCGGTTATCCTATCGGCATGCCCTCAGAAGATGATGAGCCGTGGCGTGAGAACAAGGCAACAAAATATATTCCTCTTCAGGCACACGAAGGTGATTTTGCTTTATTTCTTAGACGGGATGCGATCGAAGTAGAAATTGAAAAAGAAAAATTTGTCATTGTTTCTCAGGCGGCCATTCTTCTTCTATACAGAGACGAGAATCTGCTTAGTTAA